A section of the Salvelinus alpinus chromosome 36, SLU_Salpinus.1, whole genome shotgun sequence genome encodes:
- the LOC139564957 gene encoding uncharacterized protein isoform X2: MFLLLIIVTNLGTLIADDAMSDGNLQCFNDYDKSMVCHFTTDKSKCAEYSMTLKQLGTQNMNDCTFKEKERSNDVSKCGCSIDPMQLTIGEKFNATLWNSGKRLNSKVLCIKCSIKPKTPTVQEVKPTENGNFLVKWKTNYPDNAPFLKVLIAELSYRKKGETDEVSKNDSTTSYELLGRDLEPNTIYALKVRTYTDWSGRFSDWSEELEFTNPASSRKVLQIVIVFSCIAVIIITSALFWCSVRLKTKLWDNIPKCSNPDLLYMVPGVPKVLSPPKILLSSIYVDASKMDTEEKTWTNPSIVDGSSGRGSGSELDTSSSLGHAHKCSMSPEPSNVQIISHLQEALSKVFPSLVPLDGNPQSLLLAPPMTDDGTEMNCPESNRDIGVCSSDYNPLHFMSESGVSCGSSCYNNITYSPSVPLNSLQELTTSKTSSFPTQPLLFCNSSYHSGEAEVFKNGHPQLFLGTGQQDLNLSTNCATFLQTDFSYHPCEAVGKDNERGTDVFIDVPLPLKGFQDVDREPLIYDVNPCYHSLLDPGCSLPPSDVDYQTLQSLGQNSPDQ, encoded by the exons ATGTTTCTATTGCTTATTATAGTCACAAACCTTGGGACTTTGATAGCGGATGATG CAATGAGTGACGGAAATCTTCAATGCTTCAACGATTATGACAAAAGTATGGTTTGTCATTTTACAACTGACAAGTCTAAGTGTGCTGAATACAGCATGACATTGAAACAATTGGGCACACAAAATAT GAATGATTGTACTTTCAAGGAAAAGGAGAGGTCCAATGATGTTTCCAAATGTGGATGCTCTATTGATCCAATGCAGTTGACTATTGGGGAGAAGTTTAATGCAACACTTTGGAATTCTGGGAAGCGCCTAAATTCCAAAGTCCTCTGTATCAAATGCAGCA TAAAACCCAAAACCCCCACCGTCCAAGAGGTGAAACCAACAGAAAATGGTAATTTCTTGGTCAAATGGAAGACAAACTACCCTGATAATGCACCGTTTCTTAAGGTCTTGATTGCCGAATTGAGCTACAGAAAGAAAGGAGAAACAGATGAG GTGTCCAAAAATGACTCAACAACTTCCTATGAATTACTTGGCAGAGACTTGGAGCCAAACACCATTTATGCTCTGAAGGTCAGAACCTATACTGACTGGAGTGGCCGTTTCAGTGACTGGAGTGAAGAGTTGGAATTCACCAACC CTGCATCATCTCGGAAAGTGCTCCAGATTGTCATTGTTTTCAGCTGCATTGCTGTTATCATCATCACAAGTGCTTTGTTTTGGTGCAGTGTTAG ACTCAAAACCAAGTTGTGGGATAATATTCCTAAATGTTCAAACCCAGACCTTTTGTATATGGTTCCAGGAGTACCTAAG GTATTGTCTCCTCCCAAAATACTTTTATCCTCCATCTATGTTGATGCTTCAAAAATGGACACTGAAGAAAAAACATG GACAAACCCCTCGATAGTAGATGGGAGCAGTGGAAGAGGCAGTGGCTCAGAGCTTGACACATCATCTTCCCTGGGTCATGCCCACAAATGTTCCATGAGCCCGGAGCCTAGTAATGTGCAGATCATTAGCCATCTTCAAGAGGCCCTGAGCAAAGTCTTTCCCAGCCTTGTTCCTTTGGACGGGAATCCTCAGTCATTGCTCTTAGCCCCTCCTATGACAGATGATGGTACAGAAATGAACTGCCCTGAGTCAAATCGAGACATTGGTGTGTGTTCATCTGACTACAATCCTCTTCATTTCATGAGTGAGTCTGGAGTCTCTTGTGGGTCGTCTTGTTACAACAATATTACCTACTCCCCCTCGGTGCCCCTCAACTCCCTTCAAGAGTTAACAACAAGCAAGACATCCTCATTTCCTACGCAGCCTCTGCTCTTTTGTAACTCCTCCTACCATTCTGGTGAGGCTGAAGTGTTCAAAAATGGCCATCCACAGCTGTTTCTTGGTACTggtcaacaagaccttaacttgTCCACTAACTGTGCAACCTTCTTGCAAACCGACTTTTCATATCACCCGTGTGAGGCGGTTGGTAAAGACAATGAGAGAGGAACTGATGTCTTCATAGATGTGCCACTGCCACTTAAGGGTTTCCAGGATGTAGACAGAGAGCCACTGATTTACGATGTGAATCCATGTTACCACAGCCTGCTTGACCCTGGATGCAGCCTCCCCCCGAGTGATGTTGATTATCAGACTTTACAGAGCCTGGGACAAAATAGCCCAGATCAGTAG
- the LOC139564957 gene encoding uncharacterized protein isoform X4, giving the protein MRDLEPNTIYALKVRTYTDWSGRFSDWSEELEFTNPASSRKVLQIVIVFSCIAVIIITSALFWCSVRLKTKLWDNIPKCSNPDLLYMVPGVPKVLSPPKILLSSIYVDASKMDTEEKTWTNPSIVDGSSGRGSGSELDTSSSLGHAHKCSMSPEPSNVQIISHLQEALSKVFPSLVPLDGNPQSLLLAPPMTDDGTEMNCPESNRDIGVCSSDYNPLHFMSESGVSCGSSCYNNITYSPSVPLNSLQELTTSKTSSFPTQPLLFCNSSYHSGEAEVFKNGHPQLFLGTGQQDLNLSTNCATFLQTDFSYHPCEAVGKDNERGTDVFIDVPLPLKGFQDVDREPLIYDVNPCYHSLLDPGCSLPPSDVDYQTLQSLGQNSPDQ; this is encoded by the exons ATGAG AGACTTGGAGCCAAACACCATTTATGCTCTGAAGGTCAGAACCTATACTGACTGGAGTGGCCGTTTCAGTGACTGGAGTGAAGAGTTGGAATTCACCAACC CTGCATCATCTCGGAAAGTGCTCCAGATTGTCATTGTTTTCAGCTGCATTGCTGTTATCATCATCACAAGTGCTTTGTTTTGGTGCAGTGTTAG ACTCAAAACCAAGTTGTGGGATAATATTCCTAAATGTTCAAACCCAGACCTTTTGTATATGGTTCCAGGAGTACCTAAG GTATTGTCTCCTCCCAAAATACTTTTATCCTCCATCTATGTTGATGCTTCAAAAATGGACACTGAAGAAAAAACATG GACAAACCCCTCGATAGTAGATGGGAGCAGTGGAAGAGGCAGTGGCTCAGAGCTTGACACATCATCTTCCCTGGGTCATGCCCACAAATGTTCCATGAGCCCGGAGCCTAGTAATGTGCAGATCATTAGCCATCTTCAAGAGGCCCTGAGCAAAGTCTTTCCCAGCCTTGTTCCTTTGGACGGGAATCCTCAGTCATTGCTCTTAGCCCCTCCTATGACAGATGATGGTACAGAAATGAACTGCCCTGAGTCAAATCGAGACATTGGTGTGTGTTCATCTGACTACAATCCTCTTCATTTCATGAGTGAGTCTGGAGTCTCTTGTGGGTCGTCTTGTTACAACAATATTACCTACTCCCCCTCGGTGCCCCTCAACTCCCTTCAAGAGTTAACAACAAGCAAGACATCCTCATTTCCTACGCAGCCTCTGCTCTTTTGTAACTCCTCCTACCATTCTGGTGAGGCTGAAGTGTTCAAAAATGGCCATCCACAGCTGTTTCTTGGTACTggtcaacaagaccttaacttgTCCACTAACTGTGCAACCTTCTTGCAAACCGACTTTTCATATCACCCGTGTGAGGCGGTTGGTAAAGACAATGAGAGAGGAACTGATGTCTTCATAGATGTGCCACTGCCACTTAAGGGTTTCCAGGATGTAGACAGAGAGCCACTGATTTACGATGTGAATCCATGTTACCACAGCCTGCTTGACCCTGGATGCAGCCTCCCCCCGAGTGATGTTGATTATCAGACTTTACAGAGCCTGGGACAAAATAGCCCAGATCAGTAG
- the LOC139564957 gene encoding uncharacterized protein isoform X3, translating to MQLTIGEKFNATLWNSGKRLNSKVLCIKCSIKPKTPTVQEVKPTENGNFLVKWKTNYPDNAPFLKVLIAELSYRKKGETDEVSKNDSTTSYELLGRDLEPNTIYALKVRTYTDWSGRFSDWSEELEFTNPASSRKVLQIVIVFSCIAVIIITSALFWCSVRLKTKLWDNIPKCSNPDLLYMVPGVPKVLSPPKILLSSIYVDASKMDTEEKTWTNPSIVDGSSGRGSGSELDTSSSLGHAHKCSMSPEPSNVQIISHLQEALSKVFPSLVPLDGNPQSLLLAPPMTDDGTEMNCPESNRDIGVCSSDYNPLHFMSESGVSCGSSCYNNITYSPSVPLNSLQELTTSKTSSFPTQPLLFCNSSYHSGEAEVFKNGHPQLFLGTGQQDLNLSTNCATFLQTDFSYHPCEAVGKDNERGTDVFIDVPLPLKGFQDVDREPLIYDVNPCYHSLLDPGCSLPPSDVDYQTLQSLGQNSPDQ from the exons ATGCAGTTGACTATTGGGGAGAAGTTTAATGCAACACTTTGGAATTCTGGGAAGCGCCTAAATTCCAAAGTCCTCTGTATCAAATGCAGCA TAAAACCCAAAACCCCCACCGTCCAAGAGGTGAAACCAACAGAAAATGGTAATTTCTTGGTCAAATGGAAGACAAACTACCCTGATAATGCACCGTTTCTTAAGGTCTTGATTGCCGAATTGAGCTACAGAAAGAAAGGAGAAACAGATGAG GTGTCCAAAAATGACTCAACAACTTCCTATGAATTACTTGGCAGAGACTTGGAGCCAAACACCATTTATGCTCTGAAGGTCAGAACCTATACTGACTGGAGTGGCCGTTTCAGTGACTGGAGTGAAGAGTTGGAATTCACCAACC CTGCATCATCTCGGAAAGTGCTCCAGATTGTCATTGTTTTCAGCTGCATTGCTGTTATCATCATCACAAGTGCTTTGTTTTGGTGCAGTGTTAG ACTCAAAACCAAGTTGTGGGATAATATTCCTAAATGTTCAAACCCAGACCTTTTGTATATGGTTCCAGGAGTACCTAAG GTATTGTCTCCTCCCAAAATACTTTTATCCTCCATCTATGTTGATGCTTCAAAAATGGACACTGAAGAAAAAACATG GACAAACCCCTCGATAGTAGATGGGAGCAGTGGAAGAGGCAGTGGCTCAGAGCTTGACACATCATCTTCCCTGGGTCATGCCCACAAATGTTCCATGAGCCCGGAGCCTAGTAATGTGCAGATCATTAGCCATCTTCAAGAGGCCCTGAGCAAAGTCTTTCCCAGCCTTGTTCCTTTGGACGGGAATCCTCAGTCATTGCTCTTAGCCCCTCCTATGACAGATGATGGTACAGAAATGAACTGCCCTGAGTCAAATCGAGACATTGGTGTGTGTTCATCTGACTACAATCCTCTTCATTTCATGAGTGAGTCTGGAGTCTCTTGTGGGTCGTCTTGTTACAACAATATTACCTACTCCCCCTCGGTGCCCCTCAACTCCCTTCAAGAGTTAACAACAAGCAAGACATCCTCATTTCCTACGCAGCCTCTGCTCTTTTGTAACTCCTCCTACCATTCTGGTGAGGCTGAAGTGTTCAAAAATGGCCATCCACAGCTGTTTCTTGGTACTggtcaacaagaccttaacttgTCCACTAACTGTGCAACCTTCTTGCAAACCGACTTTTCATATCACCCGTGTGAGGCGGTTGGTAAAGACAATGAGAGAGGAACTGATGTCTTCATAGATGTGCCACTGCCACTTAAGGGTTTCCAGGATGTAGACAGAGAGCCACTGATTTACGATGTGAATCCATGTTACCACAGCCTGCTTGACCCTGGATGCAGCCTCCCCCCGAGTGATGTTGATTATCAGACTTTACAGAGCCTGGGACAAAATAGCCCAGATCAGTAG
- the LOC139564957 gene encoding uncharacterized protein isoform X1 translates to MFLLLIIVTNLGTLIADDAMSDGNLQCFNDYDKSMVCHFTTDKSKCAEYSMTLKQLGTQNIGRNDCTFKEKERSNDVSKCGCSIDPMQLTIGEKFNATLWNSGKRLNSKVLCIKCSIKPKTPTVQEVKPTENGNFLVKWKTNYPDNAPFLKVLIAELSYRKKGETDEVSKNDSTTSYELLGRDLEPNTIYALKVRTYTDWSGRFSDWSEELEFTNPASSRKVLQIVIVFSCIAVIIITSALFWCSVRLKTKLWDNIPKCSNPDLLYMVPGVPKVLSPPKILLSSIYVDASKMDTEEKTWTNPSIVDGSSGRGSGSELDTSSSLGHAHKCSMSPEPSNVQIISHLQEALSKVFPSLVPLDGNPQSLLLAPPMTDDGTEMNCPESNRDIGVCSSDYNPLHFMSESGVSCGSSCYNNITYSPSVPLNSLQELTTSKTSSFPTQPLLFCNSSYHSGEAEVFKNGHPQLFLGTGQQDLNLSTNCATFLQTDFSYHPCEAVGKDNERGTDVFIDVPLPLKGFQDVDREPLIYDVNPCYHSLLDPGCSLPPSDVDYQTLQSLGQNSPDQ, encoded by the exons ATGTTTCTATTGCTTATTATAGTCACAAACCTTGGGACTTTGATAGCGGATGATG CAATGAGTGACGGAAATCTTCAATGCTTCAACGATTATGACAAAAGTATGGTTTGTCATTTTACAACTGACAAGTCTAAGTGTGCTGAATACAGCATGACATTGAAACAATTGGGCACACAAAATAT AGGCAGGAATGATTGTACTTTCAAGGAAAAGGAGAGGTCCAATGATGTTTCCAAATGTGGATGCTCTATTGATCCAATGCAGTTGACTATTGGGGAGAAGTTTAATGCAACACTTTGGAATTCTGGGAAGCGCCTAAATTCCAAAGTCCTCTGTATCAAATGCAGCA TAAAACCCAAAACCCCCACCGTCCAAGAGGTGAAACCAACAGAAAATGGTAATTTCTTGGTCAAATGGAAGACAAACTACCCTGATAATGCACCGTTTCTTAAGGTCTTGATTGCCGAATTGAGCTACAGAAAGAAAGGAGAAACAGATGAG GTGTCCAAAAATGACTCAACAACTTCCTATGAATTACTTGGCAGAGACTTGGAGCCAAACACCATTTATGCTCTGAAGGTCAGAACCTATACTGACTGGAGTGGCCGTTTCAGTGACTGGAGTGAAGAGTTGGAATTCACCAACC CTGCATCATCTCGGAAAGTGCTCCAGATTGTCATTGTTTTCAGCTGCATTGCTGTTATCATCATCACAAGTGCTTTGTTTTGGTGCAGTGTTAG ACTCAAAACCAAGTTGTGGGATAATATTCCTAAATGTTCAAACCCAGACCTTTTGTATATGGTTCCAGGAGTACCTAAG GTATTGTCTCCTCCCAAAATACTTTTATCCTCCATCTATGTTGATGCTTCAAAAATGGACACTGAAGAAAAAACATG GACAAACCCCTCGATAGTAGATGGGAGCAGTGGAAGAGGCAGTGGCTCAGAGCTTGACACATCATCTTCCCTGGGTCATGCCCACAAATGTTCCATGAGCCCGGAGCCTAGTAATGTGCAGATCATTAGCCATCTTCAAGAGGCCCTGAGCAAAGTCTTTCCCAGCCTTGTTCCTTTGGACGGGAATCCTCAGTCATTGCTCTTAGCCCCTCCTATGACAGATGATGGTACAGAAATGAACTGCCCTGAGTCAAATCGAGACATTGGTGTGTGTTCATCTGACTACAATCCTCTTCATTTCATGAGTGAGTCTGGAGTCTCTTGTGGGTCGTCTTGTTACAACAATATTACCTACTCCCCCTCGGTGCCCCTCAACTCCCTTCAAGAGTTAACAACAAGCAAGACATCCTCATTTCCTACGCAGCCTCTGCTCTTTTGTAACTCCTCCTACCATTCTGGTGAGGCTGAAGTGTTCAAAAATGGCCATCCACAGCTGTTTCTTGGTACTggtcaacaagaccttaacttgTCCACTAACTGTGCAACCTTCTTGCAAACCGACTTTTCATATCACCCGTGTGAGGCGGTTGGTAAAGACAATGAGAGAGGAACTGATGTCTTCATAGATGTGCCACTGCCACTTAAGGGTTTCCAGGATGTAGACAGAGAGCCACTGATTTACGATGTGAATCCATGTTACCACAGCCTGCTTGACCCTGGATGCAGCCTCCCCCCGAGTGATGTTGATTATCAGACTTTACAGAGCCTGGGACAAAATAGCCCAGATCAGTAG
- the LOC139564959 gene encoding uncharacterized protein, producing the protein MFLLLIIVTNLGTLIADDAMSDGNLQCFNDYEKSMVCHFTTDKSKCAEYSMTLKELGTQNMNDCTFKEKERSNDVSKCGCSIDPMVLIIREEFNATLWNSGKRLYSKVLCIKCSIKPKTPTVQDVKPTENGNFLVKWKTNYPDNVQFSKNLIAELSYRKKGETDEVSKNDSTTSYELLGRDLEPNTIYALKVRTYTDMSGRFSDWSEELEFTNPASSRKVLQIVIVFSCISVIIITSALFWCSVRLKTKLWDNIPKCSNPDLLYMVPGVPKVLSPPKILLSSIYVDSSKMDTEGKTWTNPSTVDGSSGRGRGSELDTSSSLGHAHKCSMSPEPSNVQIISNLQEALSKVFPSLVPLDGNPQSLLLAPPMTDDGTEMNCPESNRDIGVCSSDYNPLHFMSESGGSCGSSCYNNITYSPSVPLNSLQELTTSKTSSFPTQPLLFCNSSYYSGEAEVLKNGHPQLFLGTGQQDLNLSTNCATFLQTDNSYHPCEAVGKDNERGTDVFIDVPLPLKGFQDVDREPLIYDVNPCCHSLPDPGCSLPPSDGNYQALQSLGQNSPDQ; encoded by the exons ATGTTTCTATTGCTTATTATAGTCACAAACCTTGGGACTTTGATAGCGGATGATG CAATGAGTGACGGAAATCTTCAATGCTTCAACGATTATGAGAAAAGTATGGTTTGTCATTTTACAACTGACAAGTCTAAGTGTGCTGAATACAGCATGACATTGAAAGAATTGGGCACACAAAATAT GAATGATTGTACTTTCAAGGAAAAGGAGAGGTCCAATGATGTTTCCAAATGTGGATGCTCTATTGATCCAATGGTCCTTATTATTAGGGAGGAGTTTAATGCAACACTTTGGAATTCTGGGAAGCGCCTATATTCCAAAGTCCTCTGTATCAAATGCAGCA TAAAACCCAAAACCCCCACCGTCCAAGATGTGAAACCAACAGAAAATGGGAATTTCCTGGTCAAATGGAAGACAAACTACCCTGATAATGTACAGTTTTCTAAGAACTTGATTGCCGAATTGAGCTACAGAAAGAAAGGAGAAACAGATGAG GTGTCCAAAAATGACTCAACAACTTCCTATGAATTACTTGGCAGAGACTTGGAGCCAAACACCATTTATGCTCTGAAGGTCAGAACCTATACTGACATGAGCGGCCGTTTCAGTGACTGGAGTGAAGAGTTGGAATTCACTAACC CTGCATCATCTCGGAAAGTGCTCCAGATTGTCATTGTTTTCAGCTGCATTTCTGTTATCATCATCACAAGTGCTTTGTTTTGGTGCAGTGTTAG ACTCAAAACCAAGTTGTGGGATAATATTCCTAAATGTTCAAACCCAGACCTTTTGTATATGGTTCCAGGAGTACCTAAG GTATTGTCTCCTCCCAAAATACTTTTATCCTCCATCTATGTTGATTCTTCGAAAATGGACACTGAAGGAAAAACATG GACAAACCCCTCGACAGTAGATGGGAGCAGTGGAAGAGGCCGTGGCTCAGAGCTTGACACATCATCTTCCCTGGGTCATGCCCACAAATGTTCCATGAGCCCGGAGCCTAGTAATGTGCAGATCATTAGCAATCTTCAAGAGGCCCTGAGCAAAGTCTTTCCCAGCCTTGTTCCTTTGGACGGGAATCCTCAGTCATTGCTCTTAGCCCCTCCTATGACAGATGATGGTACAGAAATGAACTGCCCTGAGTCAAATCGAGACATTGGTGTGTGTTCATCTGACTACAATCCTCTTCATTTCATGAGTGAGTCTGGAGGCTCTTGTGGGTCGTCTTGTTACAACAATATTACCTACTCCCCCTCGGTGCCCCTCAACTCCCTTCAAGAGTTAACAACAAGCAAGACATCCTCATTTCCTACGCAGCCTCTGCTCTTTTGTAACTCCTCCTACTATTCTGGTGAGGCTGAAGTGTTGAAAAATGGCCATCCACAGCTGTTTCTTGGTACTggtcaacaagaccttaacttgTCCACTAACTGTGCAACCTTCTTGCAAACCGACAATTCATATCACCCGTGTGAGGCGGTTGGTAAAGACAATGAGAGAGGAACTGATGTCTTCATAGATGTGCCACTGCCACTTAAGGGTTTCCAGGATGTAGACAGAGAGCCACTGATTTACGATGTGAATCCATGTTGCCACAGCCTGCCTGACCCTGGATGCAGCCTCCCCCCGAGTGATGGCAATTATCAGGCTTTACAGAGCCTGGGACAAAATAGCCCAGATCAGTAG